In Ostrea edulis chromosome 4, xbOstEdul1.1, whole genome shotgun sequence, a single window of DNA contains:
- the LOC125668669 gene encoding ADP-ribosylation factor-binding protein GGA1-like isoform X4 yields the protein MAEEEESLEIILNTATNPVNRDEDWETILKFCEQVNKELEGPQIAVRLLAHKLQSPQEREALYALSTLEACVKSCGRRFHIEIGKFRFLNELIKVVSPKYLGNKTTEKVKKKCIELIYSWSKGLPHETKILEAYKMLKQQGIVKEDPDYIDKESGNRIDVFPPPKPRVATFEDEEKSKLLSKLLQSKNPQDLQAANRLIKNMVKQDADKMEKVSRRINELEQINNNSKLLMEMLDHYSPETSSKSDLDMMKELYDSLEKLRPSLFRLASDTDEKDNDAISDILKSNDEVMQVMAQYKTKVGDISSQNGHSSSLGDSSTRSESLLGDLDDIFAASSTSGVSTQTQNLTTAPAMNNAFSMSGGQPTFQAFNQPMRAPVPNYSISQPSTGNFSQFPSQISQPTSSLLIGSDSDTSVFSPKPKPPAPQQTQAMKELDIMGQNLLQQNLPKNLPVKPQDAGQKVPLNQMVSKTASLQPVPALGLLDKPLVGAPAELPVSQPSQTTPSLSTPAKQGSEVIPLTDVFVRLESIQPDSMAPLNAYDKNGLKIVIHIAKNKPREDVTVMVVSTISTNTNPVKNFVFQAAVPKVMKVKLQPPSATDLPAYNPILPPAAITQVMLLANPQKEKVRLKFKISYLANEESLSDVGEVDGFMVS from the exons ATGGCTGAAGAAGAGGAAAGCTTGGAAATAATTCTAA atactGCAACAAATCCTGTGAACAGGGATGAGGACTGGGAAACAATTTTAAAGTTCTGTGAACAAGTAAATAAAGAGTTAGAAGGACCACAAATTGCTGTTCGTCTTCTTGCTCATAAATTACAGTCACCACAAGAAAGAGAGGCACTGTATGCGTTATCG acTTTAGAGGCATGTGTAAAATCTTGTGGGCGACGCTTTCATATTGAAATAGGAAAGTTCAGATTTCTGAATGAACTGATTAAAGTTGTTTCACCAAAg tatCTAGGTAATAAAACTACTGAGAAGGTGAAGAAAAAATGTATAGAACTTATCTACAGCTGGAGTAAAGGCTTACCACATGAGACTAAAATCTTAGAAGCATACAAAATGTTGAAACAGCAGGGCATTGTTAAAGAAGATCCAGACTATATAGATAAG GAATCAGGAAAT AGAATAGACGTGTTTCCACCCCCCAAACCCAGGGTAGCTACCTTCGAAGATGAAGAAAAATCAAAG CTTTTATCAAAGCTGCTACAGAGTAAAAATCCACAGGACCTACAGGCAGCTAATAGGTTGATCAAGAACATGGTGAAACAG GATGCAGACAAGATGGAAAAGGTTTCACGAAGAATAAATGAACTAGAGCAGATAAACAACAACAGCAAATTATTGATGGAAATGTTAGATCACTACTCTCCAGAGACCTCTTCTAAATCAGACTTAGATATGATGAAG GAGCTATATGACAGTTTAGAGAAGCTGAGACCAAGTTTGTTTCGCCTTGCCAGTGACACAGATGAAAAAGACAATGATGCAATAA GTGATATATTGAAAAGCAATGATGAAGTTATGCAGGTTATGGCACAGTATAAGACAAAGGTGGGGGACATCTCAAGCCAGAATGGACATTCATCTA GTTTAGGTGACAGCAGCACTAGGTCGGAATCTCTGCTCGGTGACTTGGACGATATCTTTGCAGCATCATCTACCAGTGGTGTATCT ACACAGACTCAAAATTTAACAACAGCACCAGCAATGAATAATGCATTCTCAATGAGTGGGGGACAACCAACATTCCAGGCCTTTAATCAGCCAATGAGAGCACCAGTTCCAAATTACTCTATTTCCCAACCATCGACAGGAAACTTCTCACAATTTCCATCTCAAATTTCACAACCAACTTCTTCATTATTGATAGGTTCAGATTCTG ATACTTCTGTGTTCAGTCCTAAACCCAAACCCCCAGCCCCCCAGCAGACCCAGGCAATGAAGGAACTAGACATAATGGGACAAAATCTACTACAGCAAAATCTCCCCAAGAATTTACCAGTCAAGCCACAAGATGCAGG TCAAAAAGTGCCCTTAAATCAGATGGTGTCTAAGACTGCCTCTCTCCAGCCGGTTCCAGCTCTGGGCCTGCTAGACAAGCCCTTGGTAGGGGCACCTGCTGAGCTTCCCGTGTCTCAGCCCTCCCAGACTACCCCCTCATTATCAACTCCAGCCAAACAAGGCTCTGAGGTCATTCCTCTCACTGATGTCTTTGTACGATTGGAATCCATACAACCTG ATAGTATGGCTCCATTGAATGCGTATGATAAGAATGGATTAAAAATTGTCATACATATAGCTAAGAATAAACCTCGAGAAGATGTCACAGTCATGGTTGTATCTACAATTAGTACCAACACTAATCCTGTCAAGAATTTTGTCTTTCAAGCAGCAGTTCCAAAG GTAATGAAAGTTAAACTTCAGCCCCCATCAGCCACTGATTTACCTGCCTATAATCCAATCCTCCCACCGGCTGCCATCACTCAAGTTATGTTGCTGGCCAATCCACAAAAG GAAAAAGTCcgattaaaattcaaaatatcgtACCTTGCAAATGAGGAGAGTCTTTCTGATGTTGGAGAAGTGGACGGTTTTATGGTGTCATAA
- the LOC125668669 gene encoding ADP-ribosylation factor-binding protein GGA2-like isoform X3, translating to MAEEEESLEIILNTATNPVNRDEDWETILKFCEQVNKELEGPQIAVRLLAHKLQSPQEREALYALSTLEACVKSCGRRFHIEIGKFRFLNELIKVVSPKYLGNKTTEKVKKKCIELIYSWSKGLPHETKILEAYKMLKQQGIVKEDPDYIDKESGNRIDVFPPPKPRVATFEDEEKSKLLSKLLQSKNPQDLQAANRLIKNMVKQDADKMEKVSRRINELEQINNNSKLLMEMLDHYSPETSSKSDLDMMKELYDSLEKLRPSLFRLASDTDEKDNDAISDILKSNDEVMQVMAQYKTKVGDISSQNGHSSNPASSLLDLADQSASLHPAAQTKDPSTEILDEELLALGLGDSSTRSESLLGDLDDIFAASSTSGVSTQTQNLTTAPAMNNAFSMSGGQPTFQAFNQPMRAPVPNYSISQPSTGNFSQFPSQISQPTSSLLIGSDSDTSVFSPKPKPPAPQQTQAMKELDIMGQNLLQQNLPKNLPVKPQDAGQKVPLNQMVSKTASLQPVPALGLLDKPLVGAPAELPVSQPSQTTPSLSTPAKQGSEVIPLTDVFVRLESIQPDSMAPLNAYDKNGLKIVIHIAKNKPREDVTVMVVSTISTNTNPVKNFVFQAAVPKVMKVKLQPPSATDLPAYNPILPPAAITQVMLLANPQKTIMLSNH from the exons ATGGCTGAAGAAGAGGAAAGCTTGGAAATAATTCTAA atactGCAACAAATCCTGTGAACAGGGATGAGGACTGGGAAACAATTTTAAAGTTCTGTGAACAAGTAAATAAAGAGTTAGAAGGACCACAAATTGCTGTTCGTCTTCTTGCTCATAAATTACAGTCACCACAAGAAAGAGAGGCACTGTATGCGTTATCG acTTTAGAGGCATGTGTAAAATCTTGTGGGCGACGCTTTCATATTGAAATAGGAAAGTTCAGATTTCTGAATGAACTGATTAAAGTTGTTTCACCAAAg tatCTAGGTAATAAAACTACTGAGAAGGTGAAGAAAAAATGTATAGAACTTATCTACAGCTGGAGTAAAGGCTTACCACATGAGACTAAAATCTTAGAAGCATACAAAATGTTGAAACAGCAGGGCATTGTTAAAGAAGATCCAGACTATATAGATAAG GAATCAGGAAAT AGAATAGACGTGTTTCCACCCCCCAAACCCAGGGTAGCTACCTTCGAAGATGAAGAAAAATCAAAG CTTTTATCAAAGCTGCTACAGAGTAAAAATCCACAGGACCTACAGGCAGCTAATAGGTTGATCAAGAACATGGTGAAACAG GATGCAGACAAGATGGAAAAGGTTTCACGAAGAATAAATGAACTAGAGCAGATAAACAACAACAGCAAATTATTGATGGAAATGTTAGATCACTACTCTCCAGAGACCTCTTCTAAATCAGACTTAGATATGATGAAG GAGCTATATGACAGTTTAGAGAAGCTGAGACCAAGTTTGTTTCGCCTTGCCAGTGACACAGATGAAAAAGACAATGATGCAATAA GTGATATATTGAAAAGCAATGATGAAGTTATGCAGGTTATGGCACAGTATAAGACAAAGGTGGGGGACATCTCAAGCCAGAATGGACATTCATCTA ATCCTGCTTCATCCTTGCTTGACCTGGCAGATCAGTCTGCTTCCTTACATCCTGCAGCACAGACCAAAGACCCCAGCACAGAAATCCTTGATGAAGAACTCCTGGCTTTAG GTTTAGGTGACAGCAGCACTAGGTCGGAATCTCTGCTCGGTGACTTGGACGATATCTTTGCAGCATCATCTACCAGTGGTGTATCT ACACAGACTCAAAATTTAACAACAGCACCAGCAATGAATAATGCATTCTCAATGAGTGGGGGACAACCAACATTCCAGGCCTTTAATCAGCCAATGAGAGCACCAGTTCCAAATTACTCTATTTCCCAACCATCGACAGGAAACTTCTCACAATTTCCATCTCAAATTTCACAACCAACTTCTTCATTATTGATAGGTTCAGATTCTG ATACTTCTGTGTTCAGTCCTAAACCCAAACCCCCAGCCCCCCAGCAGACCCAGGCAATGAAGGAACTAGACATAATGGGACAAAATCTACTACAGCAAAATCTCCCCAAGAATTTACCAGTCAAGCCACAAGATGCAGG TCAAAAAGTGCCCTTAAATCAGATGGTGTCTAAGACTGCCTCTCTCCAGCCGGTTCCAGCTCTGGGCCTGCTAGACAAGCCCTTGGTAGGGGCACCTGCTGAGCTTCCCGTGTCTCAGCCCTCCCAGACTACCCCCTCATTATCAACTCCAGCCAAACAAGGCTCTGAGGTCATTCCTCTCACTGATGTCTTTGTACGATTGGAATCCATACAACCTG ATAGTATGGCTCCATTGAATGCGTATGATAAGAATGGATTAAAAATTGTCATACATATAGCTAAGAATAAACCTCGAGAAGATGTCACAGTCATGGTTGTATCTACAATTAGTACCAACACTAATCCTGTCAAGAATTTTGTCTTTCAAGCAGCAGTTCCAAAG GTAATGAAAGTTAAACTTCAGCCCCCATCAGCCACTGATTTACCTGCCTATAATCCAATCCTCCCACCGGCTGCCATCACTCAAGTTATGTTGCTGGCCAATCCACAAAAG ACTATAATGCTTTCAAATCATTGA
- the LOC125668669 gene encoding ADP-ribosylation factor-binding protein GGA2-like isoform X1, whose product MAEEEESLEIILNTATNPVNRDEDWETILKFCEQVNKELEGPQIAVRLLAHKLQSPQEREALYALSTLEACVKSCGRRFHIEIGKFRFLNELIKVVSPKYLGNKTTEKVKKKCIELIYSWSKGLPHETKILEAYKMLKQQGIVKEDPDYIDKESGNRIDVFPPPKPRVATFEDEEKSKLLSKLLQSKNPQDLQAANRLIKNMVKQDADKMEKVSRRINELEQINNNSKLLMEMLDHYSPETSSKSDLDMMKELYDSLEKLRPSLFRLASDTDEKDNDAISDILKSNDEVMQVMAQYKTKVGDISSQNGHSSNPASSLLDLADQSASLHPAAQTKDPSTEILDEELLALGLGDSSTRSESLLGDLDDIFAASSTSGVSTQTQNLTTAPAMNNAFSMSGGQPTFQAFNQPMRAPVPNYSISQPSTGNFSQFPSQISQPTSSLLIGSDSDTSVFSPKPKPPAPQQTQAMKELDIMGQNLLQQNLPKNLPVKPQDAGQKVPLNQMVSKTASLQPVPALGLLDKPLVGAPAELPVSQPSQTTPSLSTPAKQGSEVIPLTDVFVRLESIQPDSMAPLNAYDKNGLKIVIHIAKNKPREDVTVMVVSTISTNTNPVKNFVFQAAVPKVMKVKLQPPSATDLPAYNPILPPAAITQVMLLANPQKEKVRLKFKISYLANEESLSDVGEVDGFMVS is encoded by the exons ATGGCTGAAGAAGAGGAAAGCTTGGAAATAATTCTAA atactGCAACAAATCCTGTGAACAGGGATGAGGACTGGGAAACAATTTTAAAGTTCTGTGAACAAGTAAATAAAGAGTTAGAAGGACCACAAATTGCTGTTCGTCTTCTTGCTCATAAATTACAGTCACCACAAGAAAGAGAGGCACTGTATGCGTTATCG acTTTAGAGGCATGTGTAAAATCTTGTGGGCGACGCTTTCATATTGAAATAGGAAAGTTCAGATTTCTGAATGAACTGATTAAAGTTGTTTCACCAAAg tatCTAGGTAATAAAACTACTGAGAAGGTGAAGAAAAAATGTATAGAACTTATCTACAGCTGGAGTAAAGGCTTACCACATGAGACTAAAATCTTAGAAGCATACAAAATGTTGAAACAGCAGGGCATTGTTAAAGAAGATCCAGACTATATAGATAAG GAATCAGGAAAT AGAATAGACGTGTTTCCACCCCCCAAACCCAGGGTAGCTACCTTCGAAGATGAAGAAAAATCAAAG CTTTTATCAAAGCTGCTACAGAGTAAAAATCCACAGGACCTACAGGCAGCTAATAGGTTGATCAAGAACATGGTGAAACAG GATGCAGACAAGATGGAAAAGGTTTCACGAAGAATAAATGAACTAGAGCAGATAAACAACAACAGCAAATTATTGATGGAAATGTTAGATCACTACTCTCCAGAGACCTCTTCTAAATCAGACTTAGATATGATGAAG GAGCTATATGACAGTTTAGAGAAGCTGAGACCAAGTTTGTTTCGCCTTGCCAGTGACACAGATGAAAAAGACAATGATGCAATAA GTGATATATTGAAAAGCAATGATGAAGTTATGCAGGTTATGGCACAGTATAAGACAAAGGTGGGGGACATCTCAAGCCAGAATGGACATTCATCTA ATCCTGCTTCATCCTTGCTTGACCTGGCAGATCAGTCTGCTTCCTTACATCCTGCAGCACAGACCAAAGACCCCAGCACAGAAATCCTTGATGAAGAACTCCTGGCTTTAG GTTTAGGTGACAGCAGCACTAGGTCGGAATCTCTGCTCGGTGACTTGGACGATATCTTTGCAGCATCATCTACCAGTGGTGTATCT ACACAGACTCAAAATTTAACAACAGCACCAGCAATGAATAATGCATTCTCAATGAGTGGGGGACAACCAACATTCCAGGCCTTTAATCAGCCAATGAGAGCACCAGTTCCAAATTACTCTATTTCCCAACCATCGACAGGAAACTTCTCACAATTTCCATCTCAAATTTCACAACCAACTTCTTCATTATTGATAGGTTCAGATTCTG ATACTTCTGTGTTCAGTCCTAAACCCAAACCCCCAGCCCCCCAGCAGACCCAGGCAATGAAGGAACTAGACATAATGGGACAAAATCTACTACAGCAAAATCTCCCCAAGAATTTACCAGTCAAGCCACAAGATGCAGG TCAAAAAGTGCCCTTAAATCAGATGGTGTCTAAGACTGCCTCTCTCCAGCCGGTTCCAGCTCTGGGCCTGCTAGACAAGCCCTTGGTAGGGGCACCTGCTGAGCTTCCCGTGTCTCAGCCCTCCCAGACTACCCCCTCATTATCAACTCCAGCCAAACAAGGCTCTGAGGTCATTCCTCTCACTGATGTCTTTGTACGATTGGAATCCATACAACCTG ATAGTATGGCTCCATTGAATGCGTATGATAAGAATGGATTAAAAATTGTCATACATATAGCTAAGAATAAACCTCGAGAAGATGTCACAGTCATGGTTGTATCTACAATTAGTACCAACACTAATCCTGTCAAGAATTTTGTCTTTCAAGCAGCAGTTCCAAAG GTAATGAAAGTTAAACTTCAGCCCCCATCAGCCACTGATTTACCTGCCTATAATCCAATCCTCCCACCGGCTGCCATCACTCAAGTTATGTTGCTGGCCAATCCACAAAAG GAAAAAGTCcgattaaaattcaaaatatcgtACCTTGCAAATGAGGAGAGTCTTTCTGATGTTGGAGAAGTGGACGGTTTTATGGTGTCATAA
- the LOC125668669 gene encoding ADP-ribosylation factor-binding protein GGA1-like isoform X2 — MAEEEESLEIILNTATNPVNRDEDWETILKFCEQVNKELEGPQIAVRLLAHKLQSPQEREALYALSTLEACVKSCGRRFHIEIGKFRFLNELIKVVSPKYLGNKTTEKVKKKCIELIYSWSKGLPHETKILEAYKMLKQQGIVKEDPDYIDKRIDVFPPPKPRVATFEDEEKSKLLSKLLQSKNPQDLQAANRLIKNMVKQDADKMEKVSRRINELEQINNNSKLLMEMLDHYSPETSSKSDLDMMKELYDSLEKLRPSLFRLASDTDEKDNDAISDILKSNDEVMQVMAQYKTKVGDISSQNGHSSNPASSLLDLADQSASLHPAAQTKDPSTEILDEELLALGLGDSSTRSESLLGDLDDIFAASSTSGVSTQTQNLTTAPAMNNAFSMSGGQPTFQAFNQPMRAPVPNYSISQPSTGNFSQFPSQISQPTSSLLIGSDSDTSVFSPKPKPPAPQQTQAMKELDIMGQNLLQQNLPKNLPVKPQDAGQKVPLNQMVSKTASLQPVPALGLLDKPLVGAPAELPVSQPSQTTPSLSTPAKQGSEVIPLTDVFVRLESIQPDSMAPLNAYDKNGLKIVIHIAKNKPREDVTVMVVSTISTNTNPVKNFVFQAAVPKVMKVKLQPPSATDLPAYNPILPPAAITQVMLLANPQKEKVRLKFKISYLANEESLSDVGEVDGFMVS, encoded by the exons ATGGCTGAAGAAGAGGAAAGCTTGGAAATAATTCTAA atactGCAACAAATCCTGTGAACAGGGATGAGGACTGGGAAACAATTTTAAAGTTCTGTGAACAAGTAAATAAAGAGTTAGAAGGACCACAAATTGCTGTTCGTCTTCTTGCTCATAAATTACAGTCACCACAAGAAAGAGAGGCACTGTATGCGTTATCG acTTTAGAGGCATGTGTAAAATCTTGTGGGCGACGCTTTCATATTGAAATAGGAAAGTTCAGATTTCTGAATGAACTGATTAAAGTTGTTTCACCAAAg tatCTAGGTAATAAAACTACTGAGAAGGTGAAGAAAAAATGTATAGAACTTATCTACAGCTGGAGTAAAGGCTTACCACATGAGACTAAAATCTTAGAAGCATACAAAATGTTGAAACAGCAGGGCATTGTTAAAGAAGATCCAGACTATATAGATAAG AGAATAGACGTGTTTCCACCCCCCAAACCCAGGGTAGCTACCTTCGAAGATGAAGAAAAATCAAAG CTTTTATCAAAGCTGCTACAGAGTAAAAATCCACAGGACCTACAGGCAGCTAATAGGTTGATCAAGAACATGGTGAAACAG GATGCAGACAAGATGGAAAAGGTTTCACGAAGAATAAATGAACTAGAGCAGATAAACAACAACAGCAAATTATTGATGGAAATGTTAGATCACTACTCTCCAGAGACCTCTTCTAAATCAGACTTAGATATGATGAAG GAGCTATATGACAGTTTAGAGAAGCTGAGACCAAGTTTGTTTCGCCTTGCCAGTGACACAGATGAAAAAGACAATGATGCAATAA GTGATATATTGAAAAGCAATGATGAAGTTATGCAGGTTATGGCACAGTATAAGACAAAGGTGGGGGACATCTCAAGCCAGAATGGACATTCATCTA ATCCTGCTTCATCCTTGCTTGACCTGGCAGATCAGTCTGCTTCCTTACATCCTGCAGCACAGACCAAAGACCCCAGCACAGAAATCCTTGATGAAGAACTCCTGGCTTTAG GTTTAGGTGACAGCAGCACTAGGTCGGAATCTCTGCTCGGTGACTTGGACGATATCTTTGCAGCATCATCTACCAGTGGTGTATCT ACACAGACTCAAAATTTAACAACAGCACCAGCAATGAATAATGCATTCTCAATGAGTGGGGGACAACCAACATTCCAGGCCTTTAATCAGCCAATGAGAGCACCAGTTCCAAATTACTCTATTTCCCAACCATCGACAGGAAACTTCTCACAATTTCCATCTCAAATTTCACAACCAACTTCTTCATTATTGATAGGTTCAGATTCTG ATACTTCTGTGTTCAGTCCTAAACCCAAACCCCCAGCCCCCCAGCAGACCCAGGCAATGAAGGAACTAGACATAATGGGACAAAATCTACTACAGCAAAATCTCCCCAAGAATTTACCAGTCAAGCCACAAGATGCAGG TCAAAAAGTGCCCTTAAATCAGATGGTGTCTAAGACTGCCTCTCTCCAGCCGGTTCCAGCTCTGGGCCTGCTAGACAAGCCCTTGGTAGGGGCACCTGCTGAGCTTCCCGTGTCTCAGCCCTCCCAGACTACCCCCTCATTATCAACTCCAGCCAAACAAGGCTCTGAGGTCATTCCTCTCACTGATGTCTTTGTACGATTGGAATCCATACAACCTG ATAGTATGGCTCCATTGAATGCGTATGATAAGAATGGATTAAAAATTGTCATACATATAGCTAAGAATAAACCTCGAGAAGATGTCACAGTCATGGTTGTATCTACAATTAGTACCAACACTAATCCTGTCAAGAATTTTGTCTTTCAAGCAGCAGTTCCAAAG GTAATGAAAGTTAAACTTCAGCCCCCATCAGCCACTGATTTACCTGCCTATAATCCAATCCTCCCACCGGCTGCCATCACTCAAGTTATGTTGCTGGCCAATCCACAAAAG GAAAAAGTCcgattaaaattcaaaatatcgtACCTTGCAAATGAGGAGAGTCTTTCTGATGTTGGAGAAGTGGACGGTTTTATGGTGTCATAA
- the LOC125668669 gene encoding ADP-ribosylation factor-binding protein GGA1-like isoform X5, with protein sequence MAEEEESLEIILNTATNPVNRDEDWETILKFCEQVNKELEGPQIAVRLLAHKLQSPQEREALYALSTLEACVKSCGRRFHIEIGKFRFLNELIKVVSPKYLGNKTTEKVKKKCIELIYSWSKGLPHETKILEAYKMLKQQGIVKEDPDYIDKRIDVFPPPKPRVATFEDEEKSKLLSKLLQSKNPQDLQAANRLIKNMVKQDADKMEKVSRRINELEQINNNSKLLMEMLDHYSPETSSKSDLDMMKELYDSLEKLRPSLFRLASDTDEKDNDAISDILKSNDEVMQVMAQYKTKVGDISSQNGHSSSLGDSSTRSESLLGDLDDIFAASSTSGVSTQTQNLTTAPAMNNAFSMSGGQPTFQAFNQPMRAPVPNYSISQPSTGNFSQFPSQISQPTSSLLIGSDSDTSVFSPKPKPPAPQQTQAMKELDIMGQNLLQQNLPKNLPVKPQDAGQKVPLNQMVSKTASLQPVPALGLLDKPLVGAPAELPVSQPSQTTPSLSTPAKQGSEVIPLTDVFVRLESIQPDSMAPLNAYDKNGLKIVIHIAKNKPREDVTVMVVSTISTNTNPVKNFVFQAAVPKVMKVKLQPPSATDLPAYNPILPPAAITQVMLLANPQKEKVRLKFKISYLANEESLSDVGEVDGFMVS encoded by the exons ATGGCTGAAGAAGAGGAAAGCTTGGAAATAATTCTAA atactGCAACAAATCCTGTGAACAGGGATGAGGACTGGGAAACAATTTTAAAGTTCTGTGAACAAGTAAATAAAGAGTTAGAAGGACCACAAATTGCTGTTCGTCTTCTTGCTCATAAATTACAGTCACCACAAGAAAGAGAGGCACTGTATGCGTTATCG acTTTAGAGGCATGTGTAAAATCTTGTGGGCGACGCTTTCATATTGAAATAGGAAAGTTCAGATTTCTGAATGAACTGATTAAAGTTGTTTCACCAAAg tatCTAGGTAATAAAACTACTGAGAAGGTGAAGAAAAAATGTATAGAACTTATCTACAGCTGGAGTAAAGGCTTACCACATGAGACTAAAATCTTAGAAGCATACAAAATGTTGAAACAGCAGGGCATTGTTAAAGAAGATCCAGACTATATAGATAAG AGAATAGACGTGTTTCCACCCCCCAAACCCAGGGTAGCTACCTTCGAAGATGAAGAAAAATCAAAG CTTTTATCAAAGCTGCTACAGAGTAAAAATCCACAGGACCTACAGGCAGCTAATAGGTTGATCAAGAACATGGTGAAACAG GATGCAGACAAGATGGAAAAGGTTTCACGAAGAATAAATGAACTAGAGCAGATAAACAACAACAGCAAATTATTGATGGAAATGTTAGATCACTACTCTCCAGAGACCTCTTCTAAATCAGACTTAGATATGATGAAG GAGCTATATGACAGTTTAGAGAAGCTGAGACCAAGTTTGTTTCGCCTTGCCAGTGACACAGATGAAAAAGACAATGATGCAATAA GTGATATATTGAAAAGCAATGATGAAGTTATGCAGGTTATGGCACAGTATAAGACAAAGGTGGGGGACATCTCAAGCCAGAATGGACATTCATCTA GTTTAGGTGACAGCAGCACTAGGTCGGAATCTCTGCTCGGTGACTTGGACGATATCTTTGCAGCATCATCTACCAGTGGTGTATCT ACACAGACTCAAAATTTAACAACAGCACCAGCAATGAATAATGCATTCTCAATGAGTGGGGGACAACCAACATTCCAGGCCTTTAATCAGCCAATGAGAGCACCAGTTCCAAATTACTCTATTTCCCAACCATCGACAGGAAACTTCTCACAATTTCCATCTCAAATTTCACAACCAACTTCTTCATTATTGATAGGTTCAGATTCTG ATACTTCTGTGTTCAGTCCTAAACCCAAACCCCCAGCCCCCCAGCAGACCCAGGCAATGAAGGAACTAGACATAATGGGACAAAATCTACTACAGCAAAATCTCCCCAAGAATTTACCAGTCAAGCCACAAGATGCAGG TCAAAAAGTGCCCTTAAATCAGATGGTGTCTAAGACTGCCTCTCTCCAGCCGGTTCCAGCTCTGGGCCTGCTAGACAAGCCCTTGGTAGGGGCACCTGCTGAGCTTCCCGTGTCTCAGCCCTCCCAGACTACCCCCTCATTATCAACTCCAGCCAAACAAGGCTCTGAGGTCATTCCTCTCACTGATGTCTTTGTACGATTGGAATCCATACAACCTG ATAGTATGGCTCCATTGAATGCGTATGATAAGAATGGATTAAAAATTGTCATACATATAGCTAAGAATAAACCTCGAGAAGATGTCACAGTCATGGTTGTATCTACAATTAGTACCAACACTAATCCTGTCAAGAATTTTGTCTTTCAAGCAGCAGTTCCAAAG GTAATGAAAGTTAAACTTCAGCCCCCATCAGCCACTGATTTACCTGCCTATAATCCAATCCTCCCACCGGCTGCCATCACTCAAGTTATGTTGCTGGCCAATCCACAAAAG GAAAAAGTCcgattaaaattcaaaatatcgtACCTTGCAAATGAGGAGAGTCTTTCTGATGTTGGAGAAGTGGACGGTTTTATGGTGTCATAA